The Parachlamydia acanthamoebae genome includes a region encoding these proteins:
- a CDS encoding F-box/WD repeat-containing protein: MMISLNSSGQYPTHSETLLFNLPTELVLHIFISYLNMRSVVEVSLACKTWKILSKPFFNEILKKRFPEIERNHPENFVEECKRFWQLRSCPLAIRLLSCQFCLSNQGNPFFRSIIQPNSCINESKTLIMGQNINNQGIVKIWNIKTYKRLASICLSATIYSFDTIDFRTIAVNYGCALAVVCLETQKILNEIAISNCLSALICVQEHIICGYVSGEIQVYRKDSLKKIAELRHLDAEILCLKAQNSVLFSVASDKTMKIWDLDNYLLIHSFDTHEEITCLALSDNKIVGGTKNGKICIWDMKGNLLRRFNHLEHEEKPLHSIVIFNRMIISMSKNDSRENTSFHIWDLETCIRLKIHRIEHAGRICHLNVSDDGKVICFSQNCFFIYELPDIYTK; the protein is encoded by the coding sequence TTTTACATATTTTTATTTCCTATCTGAATATGCGATCTGTCGTGGAAGTGAGCTTGGCATGCAAAACATGGAAAATTCTTTCAAAGCCCTTTTTTAATGAAATATTAAAAAAAAGATTCCCTGAAATTGAGCGGAATCACCCAGAAAATTTCGTTGAGGAATGCAAAAGATTTTGGCAATTGAGAAGTTGCCCTTTAGCTATACGATTACTATCCTGTCAATTTTGCTTGAGTAATCAAGGAAATCCGTTTTTTCGTTCGATCATACAACCAAATTCATGCATCAACGAAAGTAAAACGTTGATTATGGGGCAAAATATCAATAATCAAGGGATTGTTAAAATTTGGAATATCAAAACATATAAAAGACTTGCTTCAATATGTTTATCAGCAACTATTTATAGTTTTGATACAATTGATTTTCGTACGATTGCTGTCAATTACGGATGTGCATTAGCAGTCGTTTGTCTCGAAACACAGAAGATATTAAATGAAATTGCTATTTCAAATTGTTTAAGCGCTTTGATTTGTGTTCAGGAGCATATTATTTGCGGATATGTAAGTGGGGAAATTCAGGTTTACCGGAAAGATTCTTTAAAAAAGATTGCTGAGTTAAGGCATCTCGATGCAGAAATACTGTGTCTCAAAGCCCAAAATTCTGTTTTATTTAGCGTTGCCTCTGATAAAACAATGAAGATATGGGATTTAGATAATTACCTTCTTATTCATTCTTTCGACACTCACGAGGAAATCACTTGTCTAGCACTTTCAGATAACAAGATTGTAGGAGGAACAAAAAATGGAAAGATTTGTATTTGGGACATGAAAGGAAATCTGCTCCGTCGATTCAATCATTTAGAACACGAAGAAAAGCCTCTACATTCTATTGTTATCTTTAATCGAATGATCATTAGCATGTCTAAAAATGATAGTCGAGAGAATACATCTTTTCATATTTGGGATTTAGAGACCTGCATAAGACTTAAAATTCACCGGATCGAGCATGCAGGAAGAATCTGCCATTTGAATGTATCCGATGATGGAAAAGTGATTTGTTTTAGCCAAAATTGTTTTTTTATCTATGAACTTCCCGATATTTATACAAAATAA
- the glmM gene encoding phosphoglucosamine mutase: MKDRTKSEKIFGTDGVRGKANRSPMTVETALALGRAAGKIFRSHEGKHRVVIGKDTRLSCYMFENALISGLCSMGVDTLMVGPLPTPGVAFITRAYRADAGIVISASHNPYYDNGIKFFSSDGFKLPDTWEKQMEELVSTNNFDDSLPADHDIGKNFKVTDADGRYIEFAKATFPRRLSLKNLTIALDCANGAGYKVAPLIFRELDAKVFVYGNNPDGLNINLQCGSLYPETIQKAVIEHRADVGIALDGDADRVIMVDENAQIIDGDTILAICAKDMQRRGILKGNKVVSTIMSNFGFVKAMEELGIEVIKSQVGDRYVIQDMLEHDANLGGEQSGHLIFLDHNTTGDGLVCALQVMRIMIETDSKLSDLAALVKKYPQVCVNVKVSSKPTFEALPGVNQKVAEVEEILGDSGRVLLRYSGTENICRVMVEGPKLQQVQQLANQIADEVRKQIGTPEK, encoded by the coding sequence GTGAAAGATCGCACAAAATCAGAGAAAATTTTTGGAACAGACGGTGTTCGTGGAAAGGCGAATCGATCTCCCATGACCGTTGAAACAGCTTTAGCGTTGGGGCGTGCAGCGGGGAAAATCTTTCGTTCTCACGAAGGCAAGCATCGGGTTGTGATTGGTAAGGATACCCGTTTATCGTGCTATATGTTTGAAAATGCTTTGATTTCTGGCCTTTGCTCTATGGGCGTTGACACTTTGATGGTCGGTCCTCTTCCAACACCTGGCGTTGCGTTTATCACGCGTGCGTATCGCGCTGATGCAGGAATCGTAATTTCTGCTTCTCACAATCCTTATTATGACAATGGCATTAAATTTTTCTCTTCGGATGGTTTTAAATTGCCCGATACGTGGGAAAAGCAAATGGAAGAGCTGGTTTCGACAAATAACTTTGACGATAGTTTGCCTGCAGATCACGACATTGGAAAAAACTTTAAAGTGACAGATGCCGATGGGCGCTATATAGAATTTGCAAAAGCCACTTTTCCACGTCGATTATCTCTAAAAAATCTAACGATTGCGCTCGATTGCGCGAATGGAGCAGGTTATAAAGTAGCGCCATTGATTTTTAGAGAATTAGATGCCAAGGTATTTGTGTATGGAAATAATCCAGATGGCTTAAACATCAATTTGCAATGCGGCTCTCTATATCCTGAAACCATTCAAAAAGCTGTCATTGAGCATCGAGCTGATGTAGGGATTGCTCTTGATGGAGATGCGGATCGCGTTATCATGGTCGACGAAAATGCACAAATTATTGATGGAGATACAATTCTTGCTATTTGTGCCAAAGATATGCAGCGCAGAGGAATTCTGAAAGGCAATAAGGTTGTTTCTACAATAATGAGTAATTTCGGATTTGTGAAGGCCATGGAAGAGCTGGGAATTGAAGTGATTAAATCTCAAGTTGGAGATCGCTATGTCATTCAAGATATGCTTGAGCATGACGCTAATCTGGGGGGAGAGCAAAGTGGGCACTTAATCTTTCTCGATCACAATACGACAGGGGATGGATTGGTGTGTGCATTGCAAGTCATGCGCATCATGATTGAAACAGATTCAAAACTATCAGATTTAGCCGCCCTTGTAAAAAAATATCCTCAAGTCTGTGTCAACGTGAAGGTCAGCTCTAAGCCTACATTTGAAGCTTTGCCAGGAGTTAATCAAAAAGTTGCAGAAGTGGAAGAGATTTTGGGCGATTCCGGACGTGTGCTTCTCCGTTATTCGGGGACAGAAAACATTTGTCGTGTGATGGTAGAAGGACCCAAATTGCAACAAGTGCAGCAATTGGCAAATCAAATTGCTGACGAGGTCAGAAAACAAATTGGAACCCCCGAAAAATAG
- the glmS gene encoding glutamine--fructose-6-phosphate transaminase (isomerizing): protein MCGIIGYVGLKNPIDIVLDGLKRLEYRGYDSAGIAGVCEGEIAFCKEVGKIAVLEKEVKEAQMTLGHMAIGQTRWATHGKPNKANAHPHFNESHSLAIVHNGIIENHDALRRELKAEGVKFSSDTDTEVVAHLIGKFYKGDLLEAVKKTIPFLKGTFAIALIHRDFPDQIIAIAHESPLVVGIGTGEAFVASDPHAFAAHTREVAFLLSGEIAVVKADKLEVFDVTKGEIEKKTEKMHALLESASKGSYEHYTLKEIFEQPQTIRNALSGRFIQDYGTALFEGINFEVNELLSVERILILACGTSWHAGYLAAYMLEDRARIPVQVEISSEFRYKNPVVPAGTLAIAISQSGETADTLAAVRELKTKGVKVLAICNVEGSHLAREADASIFLKAGQEIGVCSTKAFTSQVVVLSLFTLLMARMRHMDKKEGQIFLEALQKLPDQVQEILDQSAKIQEIAKKYAHYENFFYLGRSYMYPASLEGALKLKEISYINANGYPAGEMKHGPIALINENCPTVALCGNKATFEKLLSNLMEIKARSGKIIAIAETCERGLEGIADDIIYIPQTIDEISGVLTTVASQLLAYYIAKERGAEIDQPRNLAKSVTVE, encoded by the coding sequence ATGTGTGGAATTATTGGGTATGTAGGCCTTAAAAATCCGATTGATATTGTGTTAGATGGATTAAAACGTTTGGAATATCGGGGATATGACTCGGCCGGCATTGCGGGAGTTTGCGAGGGTGAAATTGCCTTTTGTAAAGAAGTTGGCAAGATCGCAGTTTTAGAAAAAGAAGTCAAAGAAGCTCAAATGACTTTAGGGCATATGGCCATTGGACAGACCCGCTGGGCGACACATGGAAAGCCGAACAAAGCCAATGCACATCCCCATTTTAACGAGAGTCATTCCTTAGCGATTGTTCATAATGGAATTATTGAGAATCACGATGCTCTTCGCCGAGAATTGAAGGCAGAAGGAGTTAAATTTTCTTCTGATACAGATACAGAGGTGGTTGCTCATTTGATTGGGAAGTTCTATAAAGGAGACCTTCTTGAAGCCGTAAAGAAAACCATCCCTTTTCTTAAAGGAACTTTTGCAATTGCCCTCATTCATCGTGACTTTCCCGATCAGATCATTGCTATTGCACATGAATCACCTTTGGTTGTTGGTATTGGTACAGGAGAAGCTTTTGTGGCTTCAGATCCGCATGCTTTTGCAGCTCATACGCGAGAAGTCGCGTTTTTATTAAGTGGCGAAATTGCTGTGGTAAAAGCGGATAAGCTAGAGGTTTTTGATGTGACGAAAGGGGAAATTGAGAAAAAAACAGAAAAAATGCACGCTCTTCTAGAAAGTGCTTCAAAAGGATCTTATGAACATTACACGTTGAAAGAGATTTTTGAGCAACCTCAAACCATTCGCAATGCACTTTCAGGTCGTTTTATTCAAGATTATGGAACAGCCTTATTTGAAGGGATCAATTTTGAAGTGAATGAGTTGCTATCCGTTGAAAGAATTTTAATTCTAGCTTGTGGAACTTCTTGGCATGCAGGGTATTTGGCTGCTTATATGCTAGAAGATCGTGCGCGCATTCCTGTACAAGTCGAGATTTCTTCAGAGTTTCGCTATAAAAATCCCGTGGTCCCAGCGGGTACTTTGGCTATTGCCATTAGTCAATCCGGGGAAACGGCAGATACGTTAGCAGCCGTTCGCGAGTTAAAGACGAAAGGTGTGAAGGTCTTGGCTATTTGCAATGTGGAAGGGTCTCATTTAGCACGAGAAGCAGACGCAAGCATTTTCCTTAAGGCAGGGCAAGAAATCGGGGTGTGCTCAACAAAAGCATTTACCAGTCAAGTTGTTGTGCTGTCTCTTTTCACTTTGTTAATGGCTCGCATGCGCCATATGGACAAAAAAGAGGGGCAAATCTTCTTAGAGGCATTGCAAAAGCTTCCTGATCAAGTACAAGAAATATTAGACCAAAGTGCTAAGATTCAAGAGATTGCAAAAAAATATGCACATTATGAAAACTTCTTTTACTTGGGGAGAAGCTACATGTATCCTGCAAGTTTAGAAGGAGCCCTCAAGCTGAAAGAAATTTCTTATATCAATGCCAATGGCTATCCTGCGGGAGAAATGAAGCATGGGCCAATTGCTTTGATTAACGAAAATTGTCCCACTGTGGCCCTATGTGGCAACAAAGCGACTTTTGAGAAGCTTCTGAGCAATTTGATGGAAATTAAAGCTCGTAGCGGAAAAATCATTGCGATTGCAGAGACTTGTGAAAGGGGCCTTGAAGGGATTGCCGATGATATCATCTATATTCCTCAAACCATCGATGAGATTTCGGGGGTTTTAACAACCGTGGCATCTCAGCTTTTGGCTTATTATATCGCAAAAGAGCGTGGTGCAGAAATTGACCAACCACGTAACTTAGCAAAGTCAGTCACAGTCGAATAA